In Thermosphaera sp., a genomic segment contains:
- a CDS encoding prefoldin subunit beta: MSRKALPPEVQQLIVQYQTLKETHAKIDAELKLTEAELTDVDTVLNTVKGLEDGAELYKVVGHILVKKTKSDVIKELEERKEILSLKRDKYKKQIDFLVKQISELEAKLKEALGKYGIPVGQA, from the coding sequence ATGAGCAGGAAAGCGCTTCCGCCCGAGGTTCAACAGTTAATAGTTCAATATCAAACCCTTAAGGAGACCCACGCCAAAATAGATGCTGAGCTTAAGCTGACGGAGGCCGAGTTAACCGACGTCGACACTGTGTTGAACACTGTCAAGGGACTTGAAGACGGAGCTGAGCTCTACAAGGTGGTAGGGCACATCTTGGTGAAGAAGACGAAGAGCGACGTGATAAAGGAGCTGGAGGAGAGGAAGGAGATACTGAGCTTGAAGAGGGATAAGTACAAGAAGCAGATAGACTTCCTGGTGAAGCAGATAAGCGAGCTGGAGGCAAAGCTTAAGGAAGCCCTCGGTAAATACGGGATTCCGGTTGGCCAGGCCTAG
- a CDS encoding MBL fold metallo-hydrolase produces the protein MKLRVLGGGREVGRAAYLIEGKEKILLDYGVNFDEKDNPQLPLHVRPIDIDAIAISHAHLDHVGAAPYLFITGRPRIYSTQPTLDIARLLTIDFLKLNAAVIEYDMLEFEKMYSSTRFVDYQESVESGFKLVFTNAGHILGSTMVFLETSTGERILYTGDVNNISTWTLSGADFLPMSVDTIIIESTYGGRNHPKRHIVEKKFVETIEEVVDKGGTVLIPAFSVGRSQELMTLLSSELPYVDVYIDGMVKDVSEIYLKHRRFLRDPSLFTKTVENVNFVVKASERKKIIKKPCVIIASAGMLKGGPSVYYLKKIGDDPRNAVVLVSYQAPASNGHKLLENGKIPELNLEEVRARVEWFDFSSHAGRDGLVEIISRYKSSVKNVILVHGGDEDQEVLRKTISEKLGNDVNIATPKTGDELVLTQ, from the coding sequence GTGAAGCTCAGGGTTTTAGGCGGCGGAAGAGAGGTTGGGAGAGCAGCATATCTCATCGAGGGGAAGGAAAAGATACTGCTGGACTACGGCGTCAACTTCGACGAGAAGGACAACCCCCAGCTCCCCCTCCACGTGCGCCCCATCGATATCGACGCCATAGCCATCTCCCACGCCCACTTGGATCACGTGGGGGCCGCTCCCTACTTGTTCATAACGGGGAGGCCGAGGATTTATTCAACACAGCCAACCCTAGACATAGCTAGGCTCTTAACCATCGACTTCCTAAAGCTCAACGCCGCCGTCATAGAGTACGATATGCTTGAGTTCGAGAAAATGTACTCGAGCACTAGGTTCGTAGACTACCAGGAGTCCGTTGAATCAGGGTTTAAACTAGTCTTCACAAACGCCGGGCACATCCTCGGGAGCACGATGGTGTTCCTGGAGACCTCGACCGGTGAGAGGATCCTCTACACGGGTGATGTGAACAATATTTCAACATGGACACTCTCAGGCGCGGACTTCCTCCCTATGAGCGTGGACACCATAATAATCGAGTCGACATACGGGGGCAGAAACCACCCCAAGAGGCACATCGTTGAGAAAAAGTTCGTCGAGACAATAGAGGAGGTCGTGGACAAAGGAGGCACCGTGTTAATCCCCGCGTTCAGCGTGGGCAGGAGCCAGGAGCTAATGACCCTCCTCTCGAGCGAGCTCCCATACGTTGATGTCTACATAGACGGCATGGTTAAAGACGTGAGCGAAATCTATTTGAAGCACAGGAGGTTTCTGAGAGATCCCTCGTTGTTCACAAAAACTGTTGAAAACGTAAACTTCGTAGTCAAGGCGAGCGAGAGGAAGAAGATCATCAAGAAGCCCTGCGTGATAATCGCGTCGGCCGGGATGCTCAAGGGAGGTCCAAGCGTTTACTATCTCAAGAAGATTGGAGACGACCCTCGCAACGCAGTAGTTCTCGTCAGCTATCAAGCCCCCGCCAGCAACGGTCACAAGCTCCTCGAGAACGGTAAGATACCAGAGCTTAATCTCGAGGAGGTCAGGGCTAGGGTTGAATGGTTCGACTTCTCGAGCCACGCTGGAAGAGACGGGTTGGTAGAGATTATCTCGAGGTACAAGAGCAGCGTTAAAAACGTAATCCTCGTCCACGGCGGCGACGAAGACCAGGAGGTCCTCAGGAAAACTATCTCCGAGAAACTAGGCAACGATGTAAACATCGCAACCCCTAAGACGGGGGATGAATTAGTCCTAACCCAGTGA
- a CDS encoding DUF3194 domain-containing protein, producing MARPRKLNLRINDISLEAMEEIASSVEDAVNAYLREHLPVDEDFSIVVSIEREGDSLNIAIDVGVRGALGHVVNYEEFVENAIQYARKQLEEKLKDFTARVSSDSPE from the coding sequence TTGGCCAGGCCTAGGAAGCTCAACCTTAGGATCAACGACATATCTCTCGAAGCAATGGAGGAGATCGCGTCCTCAGTCGAGGATGCCGTCAACGCATACCTTAGAGAACACCTCCCAGTTGACGAGGATTTTTCAATCGTAGTCAGCATCGAGAGAGAAGGAGACTCGTTGAACATTGCCATAGACGTCGGCGTGAGGGGGGCTTTAGGCCACGTTGTCAATTATGAGGAGTTTGTCGAGAACGCGATCCAGTATGCTCGTAAGCAGTTGGAGGAGAAGCTCAAGGATTTCACTGCCCGGGTAAGTAGCGACTCCCCTGAGTAA
- a CDS encoding tRNA (adenine-N1)-methyltransferase — protein sequence MSTVKPGDTVLVFIDESRKFVVKVSPGKILGTDKGFIRHDELVGKPYGGLVETSLGVKALLLHPLRLDYMSTVKRITQIIYPKDASLMIYYSGVKPGSTVGEAGVGTGVITLSLAELVGDQGVVYGFDINEKALENVRLHLELYGLGHRVRLARRDVREPVGVSGLDSFFLDIPDPWNALRSVYEALKPSGTLIAYVPTVNQVEKTILSLRSHGGFADIHAYEVMLREYSVEEGATRPQTLMVGHTGFIVFARKIIVS from the coding sequence GGTGAAACCAGGAGACACGGTCTTAGTCTTCATCGATGAATCCAGGAAGTTCGTCGTGAAAGTCTCGCCCGGCAAGATCCTTGGAACGGACAAAGGCTTCATTAGACACGATGAACTAGTCGGGAAACCCTATGGCGGATTAGTCGAGACAAGCCTCGGCGTTAAAGCATTGCTCCTCCACCCCTTGAGGCTCGACTACATGTCGACCGTGAAGAGGATCACTCAGATAATATACCCCAAGGACGCTTCCCTAATGATATACTACTCCGGGGTGAAGCCGGGCAGCACAGTTGGGGAGGCGGGGGTTGGAACAGGAGTCATAACGTTGTCGCTGGCGGAGCTGGTCGGCGACCAGGGAGTAGTCTATGGTTTCGACATAAACGAGAAGGCTTTGGAGAACGTTAGGCTCCACCTGGAGCTCTACGGCCTGGGTCACAGGGTCAGGCTGGCGAGGCGCGACGTGAGGGAGCCGGTCGGGGTGAGCGGCCTGGACTCGTTCTTCCTGGACATCCCCGATCCCTGGAACGCGTTGAGAAGCGTTTACGAAGCCCTAAAGCCCTCGGGCACACTCATAGCCTACGTGCCCACGGTGAACCAGGTCGAGAAAACCATTCTATCCCTTAGGAGCCACGGAGGGTTCGCAGATATTCACGCATACGAGGTGATGCTGAGGGAGTACAGCGTCGAGGAGGGAGCCACTAGGCCTCAAACCCTCATGGTGGGGCACACGGGCTTCATCGTTTTCGCGCGAAAAATAATCGTCTCCTAA
- a CDS encoding elongation factor EF-2, with protein MVRYKQTSEVLKIMKNVEQVRNVGITAHVDHGKTTLSDSLLGAAGIISEKIAGQALALDYLDVEQKRQMTVKAANVSLYHESKGKPYVINLIDTPGHVDFQAKTTRALRVIDGAIVVVDAVEGVMTQTEMYLRVALEERVRPILFVNKIDRLIKELRLSPNEIQQRLVQIIRDVNALIANYADKEFQQAWQLDPAKGQVAFGSARDRWGFTIPMAQQRGIKFSDVVDVYTRGKDAVPELQKAAPLHEAILDMVVKFVPNPRDAQKYRIPKIWHGDPNSELAKYMMEADPNGPLVMLVNDVRVDPHAGLVATGRVYSGTVRPGEEVWLVNARIPQKVLQVSLYMGLYRELADEITAGNIAAILGADKARSGETVVSMAYKDFMTPFEKLRMITESVVTVAIEPKNPSQLTKLIDSLHKLSIEDPSLIIKINEETGEYLLSGVGTLHIEIALTLLKDLYGLDVVSSQPVIVYRETVRDRSQVYEGKSPNKHNRFYISVSPLNEETIRLIQDGIITEDMDARERAKILRDQAGWDADEARRIWAIDENINLLVDMTSGVQHLREIKDTIVQGFRLAMKEGPLANEPVRGVKVVLHDAIVHEDPAHRGPAQIFPAVRNAIFLGFLTSKPTLLEPIMKLDIRSPMEFIGNITTVLTKKRGKLIDVQQSGALARVLAEIPVAESFDLAELLRSVTAGKAIWGQEFSRWSYVPDSMLSDLIAKIRQRKGLKPEPPRPEDFVSV; from the coding sequence ATGGTTAGGTATAAGCAGACTAGCGAAGTACTCAAGATAATGAAGAATGTCGAGCAAGTTAGAAACGTGGGAATAACCGCTCACGTAGACCACGGTAAGACCACGCTCTCAGACTCGCTTCTGGGAGCTGCTGGAATAATCTCCGAGAAGATCGCTGGTCAAGCACTAGCTCTCGACTACTTGGATGTCGAGCAGAAGAGGCAGATGACGGTTAAAGCCGCTAACGTCAGCTTGTACCACGAGTCCAAGGGCAAGCCATACGTTATCAACTTGATCGATACTCCAGGACACGTTGATTTCCAAGCAAAAACCACTCGTGCGCTGAGAGTCATCGATGGAGCAATAGTCGTCGTAGACGCTGTGGAGGGAGTAATGACTCAGACCGAGATGTACCTCCGCGTCGCCCTGGAGGAGAGGGTTCGACCAATCCTATTTGTAAACAAGATTGACAGGTTGATAAAGGAGCTGAGGCTTTCGCCGAACGAGATACAGCAGAGGCTTGTCCAAATAATCAGGGATGTAAACGCCCTCATAGCCAATTACGCTGATAAAGAGTTCCAGCAGGCTTGGCAGCTAGACCCTGCCAAGGGACAAGTAGCATTCGGTTCTGCAAGGGATCGGTGGGGGTTCACAATCCCCATGGCCCAGCAGAGGGGCATCAAGTTCTCGGACGTCGTGGATGTCTACACTAGGGGCAAGGACGCTGTACCCGAGCTACAGAAGGCTGCGCCGCTTCACGAGGCAATCCTCGACATGGTTGTAAAGTTCGTTCCCAACCCGAGGGACGCGCAGAAGTACAGAATCCCGAAGATATGGCATGGAGACCCTAACAGCGAGCTCGCAAAGTATATGATGGAGGCCGATCCAAACGGTCCCTTAGTGATGCTCGTCAACGACGTGAGAGTCGACCCTCACGCCGGGTTAGTGGCGACTGGGAGAGTCTACTCTGGTACAGTGAGACCTGGAGAAGAAGTCTGGCTCGTAAACGCGCGCATCCCGCAGAAGGTCCTCCAGGTAAGCCTCTACATGGGATTGTACAGGGAGCTCGCCGACGAGATCACCGCCGGCAACATAGCCGCGATACTGGGCGCCGACAAGGCTCGCTCCGGTGAAACCGTAGTCTCCATGGCCTACAAAGACTTCATGACGCCTTTCGAGAAGCTTAGAATGATTACCGAGTCCGTGGTGACAGTCGCGATAGAGCCTAAGAACCCCTCGCAGCTTACGAAGCTCATCGACTCGCTACACAAGCTCAGCATTGAGGACCCAAGCCTCATAATCAAGATCAACGAGGAAACGGGCGAGTACTTGCTCAGCGGAGTTGGCACCCTACACATTGAGATAGCTCTGACGCTCCTCAAGGACTTGTACGGGTTAGACGTTGTCTCCTCGCAACCAGTTATCGTGTACAGGGAGACTGTTAGAGACAGGAGCCAGGTTTACGAGGGCAAGTCGCCCAACAAGCACAACAGGTTCTACATCAGCGTTTCACCGCTGAACGAGGAGACGATAAGGTTGATACAAGACGGGATCATCACGGAGGATATGGACGCTAGGGAGAGAGCTAAGATCCTCAGGGATCAAGCCGGATGGGACGCTGATGAAGCCAGGAGGATATGGGCTATAGATGAAAACATCAACCTGCTCGTCGACATGACATCGGGTGTTCAGCACTTGCGCGAGATTAAGGACACGATAGTTCAGGGCTTCAGGCTCGCCATGAAGGAGGGGCCTCTGGCGAACGAGCCGGTCAGGGGAGTGAAGGTAGTGCTGCACGATGCCATAGTGCACGAAGACCCTGCCCACAGGGGTCCAGCCCAGATATTCCCTGCTGTGAGGAACGCGATATTCCTGGGCTTCCTGACTTCGAAGCCCACGCTACTGGAGCCGATAATGAAGCTCGACATCAGAAGCCCCATGGAGTTCATCGGCAACATCACGACGGTGCTGACCAAGAAGCGTGGAAAACTCATCGACGTGCAACAATCCGGTGCGCTTGCTAGGGTGTTGGCTGAGATACCCGTGGCGGAGTCGTTCGACCTCGCAGAACTCCTCAGGAGCGTTACAGCCGGCAAAGCCATATGGGGTCAGGAGTTCAGCAGGTGGTCCTACGTCCCCGACAGCATGCTGAGCGACTTGATCGCGAAGATCAGGCAGAGGAAGGGGTTGAAGCCCGAGCCGCCTAGGCCGGAAGACTTCGTCAGCGTTTAA
- the rrp42 gene encoding exosome complex protein Rrp42, with amino-acid sequence MSITPIKEPILPRMQAETILRLLKKGERIDGRGLLDYRPISVYLNPIEKAEGSAHVILGTTQVVTGVKIELGEPFPDRPDEGVLQVHAEFVPLASQTFEPGPPDENSIEVARVIDRSLREPKAIDFKQLVVAPGRKVWVVFNDIYLIDYGGNIVDASMISSMLALATAKMPYYEEKEPGVYVVDNKRHTTPLPVNTLVATVTMGIHDDVIVVDPSVEEELVLNSFITIAVDEKGRICGIQKKGVLGLERRLLDQAVEIAFNRGRVIIDLIRKILNNPSDYMKPLENNQ; translated from the coding sequence ATGAGCATTACACCAATTAAAGAACCCATCCTCCCTAGGATGCAGGCTGAGACGATACTCAGACTATTGAAGAAAGGAGAGAGGATCGACGGGAGAGGCCTCCTAGACTACAGGCCTATAAGCGTTTACTTAAACCCGATTGAAAAAGCTGAGGGAAGCGCACACGTTATCCTTGGGACAACACAGGTAGTAACTGGGGTGAAGATAGAGCTGGGAGAACCCTTCCCGGATAGGCCTGACGAAGGAGTGCTACAGGTTCACGCCGAGTTCGTCCCGCTTGCCTCTCAGACGTTCGAGCCCGGTCCCCCCGACGAGAACTCTATCGAGGTCGCGAGGGTTATAGACAGGAGCCTCCGCGAACCAAAGGCGATCGATTTCAAACAACTCGTCGTGGCACCTGGCAGAAAAGTCTGGGTGGTTTTCAACGACATATACTTAATAGATTACGGTGGAAACATTGTTGACGCGAGCATGATATCAAGCATGCTTGCGCTCGCCACGGCGAAGATGCCCTACTATGAGGAGAAAGAGCCGGGAGTCTACGTGGTCGACAACAAGAGGCACACTACGCCTTTACCCGTCAACACGCTTGTGGCTACTGTTACAATGGGTATTCACGACGACGTCATAGTTGTGGATCCATCCGTGGAAGAGGAGCTTGTGTTGAATTCCTTCATAACCATTGCTGTTGACGAGAAAGGGAGGATCTGTGGAATACAGAAGAAAGGAGTGCTGGGGCTTGAAAGAAGATTGCTCGATCAAGCCGTTGAAATAGCGTTCAACCGGGGAAGGGTCATTATAGATTTAATAAGGAAAATATTAAATAATCCCAGTGACTACATGAAACCGTTAGAGAATAATCAGTGA
- a CDS encoding 50S ribosomal protein L37ae translates to MGRTKVVKIAGRYGTRYGSTLRKKVRDILMKRYAPHQCPFCGYQGKVVRVSTGIWMCRKCGNKWAGGAYLPKTEVARYFPNVVVRE, encoded by the coding sequence ATGGGGAGAACCAAAGTCGTAAAGATCGCTGGAAGATATGGAACTAGATACGGGTCCACTCTCAGGAAGAAGGTCAGGGACATATTGATGAAACGCTACGCGCCCCACCAGTGCCCGTTCTGCGGGTACCAGGGCAAGGTCGTCAGGGTGTCGACCGGGATATGGATGTGCAGGAAGTGCGGCAACAAGTGGGCTGGCGGCGCATACTTGCCGAAAACCGAGGTGGCAAGATACTTCCCCAATGTTGTGGTTAGGGAGTAA
- a CDS encoding DNA-directed DNA polymerase I, whose translation MKISRIGYITSLPSETYEKVLTKPHYLLGVYYDGKIEKAILEFVDERGEKLVKMIDPTRHKPYFLTLDDPESIKERIENLERAGIDSLEEVYKINPLTMEKIRFIKVVTRDPLVVRKIRSKFNTAWEAKIKYHANYIYDNQLIPGMRYVVEVSNGFQKLVMVKPEVPATLVEKVRELFKNEPRETVSLAEELLLIFEEAPPRVKRVAVDIEVFTPFKGRVPSPKLAEYPVISVALVGNDGFSKILLLARDYKHDFDYMMENYPSNAEIEVFDSEREMILEVFRIIGQYPVVLTYNGDNFDLQYLYMRAIKLGIPRVNIPLKIGEDMVRIDTSIHLDLYKFFSNRAVKNYAFGGKYQEEKLDAVSSALLGVSKIGFEETIGDISASLLIAYNYRDAEITLNLTLFSNELVWKLMILLARVSKTSIEDICRRQISNWIQNLFFWEHRSLGFLIPNKEDILKHVRSTSTKAIIEGKKYAGALVVEPPKGAFFNVVVLDIASLYPSIIKRYNLSYETVDMKWCKKTIDIVDETGRKLHEVCVDKPGLTAQLTGILRDFRVGIYKKRSKDKNLPPELLAWYEVVQRAIKVFINASYGVFGDEKFSLYSPAVAESVTAMGRKSFYTIVRKAADLGVKTLYGDTDSIFVWAPTQDQLKRLQTWILDRLGLEIEIDKVFTYVVFTGLKKNYLGRTVDGGIEIKGLVAKKRNTPEFLKDLFEDILERLKSVENPHDFVEFVEWLERQVKTIHHDIKRREITLDRLAIRVALTKTPSLYTKTKPPHVKAALQLMNYGYSVEEGDIITFVKVKSKEGYKAIQLTKLQEVDPDKYIDLVKSGLEQFLSAFGIKWEDIIGSGGLGDLLRSR comes from the coding sequence ATGAAAATAAGTAGGATCGGGTACATAACGTCCCTGCCCTCGGAGACTTATGAGAAGGTTTTGACGAAGCCGCACTACCTTCTCGGAGTATACTATGATGGGAAGATAGAGAAGGCTATTCTCGAATTCGTCGACGAGAGGGGCGAGAAGCTCGTTAAAATGATTGATCCAACCCGGCACAAGCCCTATTTTCTCACACTAGATGATCCCGAGTCGATAAAGGAGAGGATCGAAAACCTAGAGAGAGCGGGCATCGACTCCCTCGAGGAAGTATACAAGATTAATCCCCTCACAATGGAGAAGATCCGTTTCATTAAGGTAGTTACTAGAGACCCGCTGGTCGTGAGGAAAATCAGGAGCAAGTTCAACACGGCTTGGGAGGCTAAGATAAAGTACCATGCAAACTACATCTACGACAATCAGCTCATACCTGGAATGAGGTATGTTGTCGAGGTTTCCAACGGCTTTCAGAAGCTCGTGATGGTGAAGCCGGAAGTACCTGCTACGCTGGTCGAGAAGGTCCGCGAACTATTCAAGAACGAGCCTCGTGAAACCGTATCCCTCGCCGAGGAGCTCCTGCTCATCTTCGAGGAAGCTCCCCCCAGGGTTAAGCGAGTAGCAGTCGACATTGAGGTTTTCACCCCGTTCAAGGGCAGGGTTCCGAGCCCTAAGCTAGCCGAATACCCGGTTATCAGCGTCGCCCTAGTTGGGAACGACGGGTTCAGCAAAATACTCCTGCTCGCTAGAGACTACAAGCACGATTTCGACTACATGATGGAGAATTATCCCAGCAACGCTGAGATAGAGGTCTTCGACTCCGAGAGGGAGATGATCCTGGAGGTCTTCAGGATCATCGGGCAGTACCCAGTGGTTCTAACCTACAACGGGGACAACTTCGACCTCCAGTACCTCTACATGAGGGCGATTAAGCTCGGAATACCGAGGGTCAACATCCCGTTGAAGATTGGAGAAGACATGGTGAGGATCGATACGAGCATCCACCTAGACCTTTACAAGTTCTTCTCCAACAGAGCGGTTAAGAACTACGCTTTCGGGGGCAAGTACCAGGAGGAGAAGCTGGACGCTGTCTCAAGCGCCCTGCTGGGGGTTTCGAAAATAGGTTTCGAGGAGACGATCGGCGACATATCCGCTTCTCTCCTAATAGCTTACAACTACAGGGATGCAGAGATAACGTTGAACCTGACGTTGTTCAGCAACGAGCTCGTATGGAAGCTGATGATCCTCCTGGCCCGCGTGTCGAAGACCAGCATCGAGGACATATGCCGGAGGCAGATTTCAAACTGGATTCAAAACCTCTTCTTCTGGGAGCACCGAAGCCTCGGATTCCTCATACCCAATAAAGAGGATATTCTCAAGCACGTTAGGAGCACGAGCACTAAAGCCATCATAGAGGGGAAGAAGTACGCGGGAGCCCTGGTCGTCGAACCCCCGAAGGGGGCTTTCTTCAACGTAGTCGTGCTAGACATTGCTTCACTATACCCGAGCATCATCAAGCGGTACAACCTAAGCTATGAGACAGTCGACATGAAGTGGTGTAAGAAGACCATAGACATCGTGGATGAAACAGGTAGGAAGCTACACGAAGTATGCGTCGACAAGCCGGGGTTGACCGCTCAGCTCACCGGGATACTCAGGGATTTCAGAGTCGGAATATACAAGAAGAGGTCGAAGGACAAGAACCTGCCCCCCGAACTCCTCGCCTGGTATGAGGTCGTTCAAAGAGCGATCAAGGTCTTCATAAACGCGAGCTACGGGGTCTTCGGGGACGAGAAGTTCTCGCTATACTCTCCCGCTGTCGCCGAGAGCGTTACTGCAATGGGCAGGAAGTCCTTCTACACTATCGTGAGGAAGGCGGCGGATTTAGGGGTTAAAACACTCTACGGGGACACCGACTCGATATTCGTTTGGGCCCCCACTCAGGACCAGTTGAAGAGGCTTCAAACCTGGATCCTCGACCGGCTGGGCCTCGAGATAGAGATCGACAAGGTCTTCACCTACGTTGTTTTCACCGGGCTCAAGAAGAACTACCTGGGGAGGACGGTTGACGGCGGCATCGAGATAAAGGGGCTGGTTGCTAAGAAGAGGAACACGCCGGAGTTCCTCAAGGACTTGTTCGAAGACATCCTGGAGAGGTTGAAGAGCGTTGAAAACCCGCACGACTTCGTCGAATTCGTGGAGTGGCTTGAACGCCAGGTGAAGACGATCCACCACGATATCAAGAGGAGGGAGATCACTCTCGACAGGCTCGCGATAAGAGTGGCCTTGACTAAGACGCCATCGCTCTACACTAAGACTAAGCCTCCCCACGTCAAAGCCGCTTTGCAGCTAATGAACTACGGGTACAGCGTTGAAGAAGGCGACATAATAACGTTCGTCAAGGTGAAGAGCAAGGAGGGTTATAAGGCGATACAGCTCACCAAGCTGCAGGAGGTCGACCCGGACAAGTATATAGATTTGGTTAAGAGCGGTCTCGAGCAATTCCTATCGGCGTTCGGGATCAAATGGGAGGATATCATTGGCTCCGGCGGCTTGGGCGACTTGTTGAGGAGTCGTTGA
- a CDS encoding nascent polypeptide-associated complex protein, with protein sequence MSPRELKRMLKKMGIDVQEYEDVERVEIFLKDKKLVITSPQVVAFKTGGQVAFQVSGVVREEAKEAPVQPQGPVASVEEVKISEDDVKFVMEQTGASYEEARRALVNSKGDIIQAILSIKSGKG encoded by the coding sequence ATGAGCCCTCGGGAGCTTAAGCGAATGCTCAAGAAAATGGGGATCGACGTTCAAGAGTACGAGGATGTCGAGAGGGTTGAAATATTTCTGAAAGATAAGAAGCTCGTCATAACAAGCCCCCAGGTCGTTGCCTTTAAGACAGGGGGTCAGGTGGCTTTCCAGGTATCAGGGGTAGTTAGAGAGGAGGCGAAGGAGGCCCCTGTCCAGCCGCAAGGACCCGTTGCTTCTGTCGAGGAAGTGAAGATCTCTGAAGACGATGTAAAGTTCGTCATGGAGCAGACGGGGGCATCCTACGAAGAGGCTCGCAGAGCCCTCGTCAACTCCAAGGGGGATATAATCCAGGCAATACTCTCCATTAAGTCGGGAAAGGGTTAG
- a CDS encoding protein-lysine N-methyltransferase encodes MLKISSAGPDDILYDLGCGDGRILITAVKEFHVKKAVGIEKDSERVKEASAKIKEAGVSDRAVVLHADFFDVSIEEASIVTLFLLTSVNEALKPKFEKELRDGSRIVSHEFRIPGWREERIVDVRDDNGLTHTIYFYVKGRHRF; translated from the coding sequence ATGCTTAAGATCTCTAGCGCTGGGCCAGACGATATCCTGTATGATCTTGGATGCGGGGACGGGAGGATACTGATCACAGCCGTCAAGGAGTTCCACGTAAAGAAGGCCGTTGGGATCGAGAAGGATTCCGAGAGGGTTAAGGAGGCGTCGGCTAAGATTAAGGAGGCAGGCGTCTCCGACAGGGCGGTGGTGCTGCATGCCGACTTCTTCGACGTGAGCATCGAGGAAGCATCCATAGTGACGCTGTTCCTGCTCACCTCGGTCAACGAGGCTTTGAAGCCGAAGTTTGAGAAGGAGCTGAGGGATGGGTCAAGGATAGTGAGCCACGAGTTCCGAATACCGGGGTGGAGGGAGGAGAGGATCGTGGACGTCAGGGACGATAACGGTTTAACCCACACTATTTACTTCTACGTTAAAGGCAGGCACAGGTTTTAG
- a CDS encoding 30S ribosomal protein S26e produces MPKKRESRGRHKGDKGKVEIIQCDNCGRRVPADKAVCVTRMYSPVPPQLAEELEKKGAVIQRYPVTKCYCVSCAIHYGIIKVRAEEERKPKSTPV; encoded by the coding sequence ATGCCGAAGAAGAGGGAGAGCAGAGGTAGGCATAAAGGGGATAAGGGAAAGGTTGAAATAATTCAATGCGACAACTGCGGCAGGAGGGTTCCAGCCGACAAGGCAGTGTGCGTTACGAGAATGTACAGCCCGGTTCCACCCCAGCTCGCCGAGGAGCTCGAGAAGAAGGGGGCCGTCATTCAGAGATACCCCGTCACCAAGTGCTACTGTGTATCGTGCGCCATCCACTACGGTATTATCAAAGTGAGAGCAGAGGAAGAGAGGAAGCCCAAGTCTACGCCAGTGTAG
- a CDS encoding ribosomal biogenesis protein, translated as MILITTSHRSSQRTRSFVKDLASTIPFALRVIRGKKTLQELITQTYLLKYKWLLIVEEKNGNPSRLKFYHVDLGASRPEGREVGWATIRGVRLSRENPSAVKTSQASTISVDYEGCVGNECFSLADLLLMVFSRAVSSNPDIVLRLRENRGIEVRFYSRHNVETGPMFRVDKVVINERV; from the coding sequence TTGATCCTAATCACCACGTCTCACAGGTCTTCTCAGAGAACCCGGAGCTTTGTAAAGGATTTGGCCAGCACGATTCCTTTCGCCCTGAGAGTTATCAGGGGTAAGAAGACTCTTCAGGAACTGATTACGCAGACTTATCTACTCAAGTATAAATGGCTGCTGATCGTAGAGGAGAAGAATGGGAATCCGTCGCGGTTGAAATTCTACCACGTTGACCTCGGGGCTTCGCGCCCCGAGGGGAGGGAGGTTGGGTGGGCTACTATTAGAGGCGTTAGATTGTCTCGCGAAAACCCCAGCGCCGTTAAAACGAGCCAAGCCTCGACGATAAGTGTTGACTATGAAGGATGTGTTGGAAACGAGTGCTTCAGCCTAGCAGACCTGCTTCTAATGGTGTTTTCTAGAGCAGTGAGCAGTAATCCAGACATAGTTTTGAGGCTCAGGGAGAACAGGGGGATCGAGGTGAGGTTTTACAGTAGACACAACGTTGAAACAGGCCCCATGTTCAGAGTCGACAAGGTAGTGATCAATGAACGAGTATAG